A region of the Leeuwenhoekiella sp. MAR_2009_132 genome:
AAAAATTTGAGTTTTCTAAAATTTTTCATTTTAATTTTATTCATTAGTAACCCGGGTTTTGCGTAATGTTTCCTCTTGATAATTGAATTTCTTCTGGCGGTATAGGCCACAATAAGTGAACACTAGGGTCAAACAAAGCTCCTTTGTCTTGAGGTTCTCCCAGATTTGTGGTTTCAAAAGGATCTGTACTCACTTCTGTGTTATACTTTACAAAAGATCCGTTAGGTCCTAAAATAGTTGCGATTCTTGGGGTACCATTTACTTTTTGCCTTCTAAGGTCAAATAAGCGTTGCTGCTCTAAAGCAAGTTCTAATCTTCTTTCTTTCCAGATTGCATCTCTTAAATTTGTACCGGTCAAACTCATATTTGTTTCTAATTCAACACGGTCTCGTATTTTTTTAAGTGATGTTAAAGCCGCACTCTCATCACCGGCAAAATAGGCAGCCTCTGCATGAACTAATAGTAAGTCTGCATATCTAAATCGTATAACAGGAAGCGGATGTTGCCCTCTTACATATGGGTCTTCACGATCTGCCAGTGGTATATACACCTTACGGTTAGTTCTTCCTGATTTATTACGGTCTGGAGCTGCATTAAAAGAAGTAACCTGAGGATCACCGTAAACGGGCTCTCCATGTTTCATAATTGTAGAACGTAATCGTATTTCGTCTCCTTCACTTAAGAATGCATTTTCAAGATCACTACTTGGCATACACCACCCAAAACCTTGATCTACCCGAGTCCCGGCTGTTGTACTAATTTGCCCTCCTATATTTGCAAATTGAGGATTTGTGATCATATCTACTTCAAAAATAGATTCTACACCGTGATGGTTATAAACCGAGAAAATATCTTCAAACTTTGGCTCTAATTGATACTGCCCTAATTGGATAACATCTTCTGCAACATCCTGAGCCAACGACCATTTTTCGCGATATAAATAGGTTTTAGCTAAAAGCGTTTGTGCAGCTCCTTTTGTAATTCTTCCTAAATCTTTTGTAGCATACTCACTTTTAAGTGGTAAATCTTTAATCGCTAAAAGAAGCTCACTCTCTACAAAATCATAAACTTCATCTACCGAAGACCGCACTTTATCGTTTATAGCTGGTTCTAGTAATTCTGTATAGGTAGTTACAATAGGTACACCACCATAATTACGTACTAAATCGTAATAATACCAGGCTCTTAAAAACCGTGCTTCGGCTAGTAAGCGAGACTTTAAAGTCTCGTCCATTTCTACCTCAGGAATACGCTCTAAAGCAATGTTTGCACGCGTAATCCCTATATAGGTGTTTTCCCAAAAAGCATTAATATAAAACGATCCTGCAAAAACATTATAAGCTGCAATACCAGAAATATCTGGTCGTGGTTGCTCTGTATTTCCTGCCCAGTTATCATCTGTAGACATCTCACAGATTTGTCTAAAAAATTCTATTTGAAACCAGCTTTCACCATTAACTTTTGCATATACTGAGTTTACAAAAAGCTCTGCATTCTCTGGTGAAGAAAAGAAGTCGTCTAATTGCTGTCTTCCTCTAAGCGGTTGATCAAGAAATTCTTCTTTACTGCAGCCGCTGATGGCTACAGTAAGAATTAAACTAAATAGTATTAATATCTTTTTCATAATCTTAAAAAGTTAAATTAAGTCCTAGTAAATATGTTTTTGAAACAGGATAACGTGCATAGTCAACACCAAAATCATTAATGATGTCTCCTCCTGCTCCCACTTCAGGATCGAATCCTGAGTAGTCTGATATGGTAATAAGATTTTGTCCTGAAATGAAAATTCTTAATTTCTGAAAATTAGGTATATCGAAGTTATACCCTAATTGAACATTTCTTAATCTCAAATACGATGCATCTTCAATAAAAAGACTAGAAGGCCTTTGATAGTTACCGTTACGGTCTAGCAGAGTAAGTCTAGGAAATTCTGCATTAGGATTTTCTGGAGTCCATACTCTTCCTATAGTACCGGCTCCCACATTTACATCCTGGGTTCCTGCATTTATAAACGTTCTTGTATAATTAAAAACTTCATTACCGTAGGTGCCATACCACTGCATTGAAAAATCTAAATTTTTGTAACTAAAATTTCCTGTAAAACCACCATAAAAATCAGGAAAAGGGTTTCCTATAGTTGTTAAGTCGTTATCGTTAAGTACCCCGTCTTTATTAGTATCTACAAACTTTAAATCACCGGGTTGTGCATTAGGTTGTATAAGTTGACCTGTTTCAGATGAATGTGCATTAATCTCTGTTTGATTTTGAAAAATTCCATCGGTTTCAAAACCATAGAATAAACCTACTCGCTCTCCTAATTCTGTAATTTTTATAAATCTATTACCCAGATCAGATCTATTTTGACCAAAAAGTTGCTCGTTACCCGGAGCTAACTCTACTGCACGGCTTTCATTTGTAGAAACATTCACGTTAAGATCCATCTTAAAATCACCCCAGGTTTTATTATATCCTACTTGAATATCCCATCCTTTAGATTCAAAACTCCCTACGTTCTGAGAAACAAGACCGGGAATACCGGTATAATTAGGAAGCTCTACATTAAAGAGCAAGTCTTTTGAGGTTTTCTCATAGTATTCTACCGAAAAATCGAATGCACTATCAAAAAGCGTTGCAGTAAGGCCAAAGTTTTTATCCTCAACGGTTTCCCACTTCAACCCAGGATTTCCAAACTGTGATAAAAAGTTAGTTACTACACGGTCACCGCCAAAAACATAATTACCGGTACCTATTGCAAAAAATTGTCCGTTACGGTTAATATTTTGATTACCTATCTGCCCGTAACCTGCTTTAAGTCTAAGGTTACTTATAAAGTCTACATCAAAAAATGATTCTGAATCTATATCCCAGGCTACAGACACGCTAGGAAAAACACCTAACCTGTTTCCTTTTGCAAATTTTGAAGATTCATCTGCACGTATAGTACCTGTAAAGAAGTATTTATTATCGTAGCTATATATACCTCTAAATATACCTGAGAAAATGGTTTCTACAGCCTCATTACCTCCCACAGAAATACCCTCACCTGTCGCCGCATCGAGGTATCTTAAATCTGGGTTTTCATCATCTGGAATGTCTTCTCTAAATGCTGAAACATAATTGAACGTTTGAGAATCAAATAAAACACCACCTAAAAGGTTTACGTAATGCTTTCCGAAATCTTGCGTGTAATTAATTGTATTATTAAAAACGTAATCAAAATTCTCATTTACACGTCTAGATACGTTATTTATTTCCTGCTGCTGGTTAGGAGTTGTAAAATATCTAGGGTTAAAAATATCTTGTCTAGAATGATTAATATTTAACCCTAACTGAGAATTAAAAGTAAGCTCTGGAGTGATTTCATAATTTAACTGTGTATTAGATATTAAAGCAAAAAACTTAGTTTCATTAAACAGTCTTGCAACGCTACCTACTGGGTTAGGAACTTGATTATTACTAGGTGCATAAATACTAAAACTGTTACCTACACGCTCATCCTGAGGTAAATAAACATCTGTAAGCGGGTCTATTCTTAATATGCTATAAAGCAAATTAGGTGAGCTTTCAAAATTTTCAATTCTAGGGTTTAAATCTTGCTTTAACGTGATTTTATCAGACAACTTAAAGTCAACATTAAAACGAGCTGTTATTTTCTCATAATATCCTTTATCATAATTAGACTCTTGATTAAAATAGCTCATACTTGCCGCGTATTTAACTTTTTCTGAACCCCCAGAAGCACGTAAGTTAAAATTAGTAACCGGTGCAAAATTCTCTATAGTCTCATCCCACCAGTCTGTGTCTGTAGTAAAATCTTCTGCATTGTATAGTGGTGCACTACCATCATTTGTACGTCTTAAATTCATTACCTGAATATACTCATCTGCACCTGCCAGGTTTATTTTTTCAAGCCTCTGGTAACCCTGAGAGAAATCTAAGTTGATAATAGTCTTCCCCTCTTTACCCCTTTTTGTTGTTATAAGTACCACACCATTAGAAGCTCTCGAACCATAGATAGCAGAAGCTGATGCATCTTTTAAGATTTGAAAATTCTTAATATCTGCAGGGTTTAGTAAATTAAGTGAAGTACCCTGTGGTTGCGGCACACCATCTAATACAATGAGTGGAGATGTACCATTATTAGAAGTTACCCCACGTATAAGGATTTGTGGAGATGCACCAGGATTACCTCCTCCCGAGAGCACCTGTACACCAGCTGCTTTACCTTGCAAACTTTCTGCAGGATTACTTGCAGTTATTTTAGTTAATTCTTCTCCTTCAACAGTAGATATAGAACTTGAGATTTTATCTCTGTCTACAGCCCCATACCCTATAACCACAACTTCATCTAAAGCTTGCTGGTCATTTTGAAGCGTAACATTTATAGCGGTCTTATTTTCTACAGATACTTCCTGACTTTGAAATCCTAAGAAACTAAAGATCAAAATAGCATCGTTAGCAGTTTCTATTTCATAAACTCCGTCAAAATCGCTTACCGCTCCATTATTTGTACCTTTTTCAATTACATTAACTCCCGGTAAAACAGTCCCATTCTCATCTGTTACCACCCCACTAACCGATTTTTGCGCATATAAAGATGTATTGCAAAAAAGTATCAGAACAACTAATTTTTTTATAAAATTCATTTTTTAAACTTTTACATTATTTAAAATTACCTTCGTTATCAAACCCTTAAAAATCCTGGGATTTACACTTTTACAATTGACATTGTATTTAAAAATATATCTACTGTTAATTTGTAAGTTCCTTCATATTGCTGACTAAATGCAGCATTTGAACCTCCCTGAGGTACAAGGGTATTTGCGGCTTCTATATCACCACTATTTAATCTCCAGAAAATGCTATAATTTGTCTGGTTTCCTATAAATATAAACTGTCCAGTTTCTGTTGTAAATTCAATATCTGCAGAATATCTATATTGAAAATCAGGATCCACATTTAAAGGAGCAGATGATTGAGAGGGATTAAATCTTGTCAACGTTATATCACCTACCTTAAGACCAGGCCCAGTTACATATACACCGGTAAAACCAGAAGCTATAGTTGCAGGTGCAGTAGCATCTATAGAAGTTATGGTATACGATAAATCTCTTAGATCCATCTTGATATCATAATATCCTGGTTCAGAAATAATTATTGGAGAAACTGAAGCATCTGAGCCAATAACTAAATTTCCGGGATTATTAGCATCGCCCCCAAATGTAAATGGACCAAAACCAGATTCTTGAGCAACAAAACGAACTTCTTTATTAGCACTGTCAGCAAAATATTTAATTGTAAATACAAAACCCTCTTCTCCGCTCACGGTACTCGTGTCTGCCACATAAGGATATCCCGATATTGCATTATCAAAAGCACTAGGCTCTGCTTGATCTGCCAAAAACATTTGAAGAAAATTTAATTCATCTACAACATTTACAGATCGTGTTGAAGTCGTTGTATTACCTGCTTTATCAGTTAATGTTACATTAAAAACATACAGACCGGGCTCTTCAATATTTATAGATTTTTTATAGTTAGAAGATTTATCTGAAAGTATTACAGTCTCATTAAGTATTGAACTTTCGATCTTCAATTCACCTAAAATTTTATTATCTGTAAGGTTTATATCTAATAGAATCTCGTCTCCTTCTCCTATTTGTACTGTACTGGCATTTGCAGGACTTACAAAAGCTATTTGCGGTGCTGTAAAATCTGCATCTAAACTAACTACAACTTCACGCTGTGCCGTAACTCCTCCCGCATTCTCTGCAGTGATAATTATAGTATGTGAAGAATCATCAAGTGCGTCCTGAGGTATTTTAAAAGCATAATTTAAAGTATAGTTTGTGGGTAAT
Encoded here:
- a CDS encoding RagB/SusD family nutrient uptake outer membrane protein — translated: MKKILILFSLILTVAISGCSKEEFLDQPLRGRQQLDDFFSSPENAELFVNSVYAKVNGESWFQIEFFRQICEMSTDDNWAGNTEQPRPDISGIAAYNVFAGSFYINAFWENTYIGITRANIALERIPEVEMDETLKSRLLAEARFLRAWYYYDLVRNYGGVPIVTTYTELLEPAINDKVRSSVDEVYDFVESELLLAIKDLPLKSEYATKDLGRITKGAAQTLLAKTYLYREKWSLAQDVAEDVIQLGQYQLEPKFEDIFSVYNHHGVESIFEVDMITNPQFANIGGQISTTAGTRVDQGFGWCMPSSDLENAFLSEGDEIRLRSTIMKHGEPVYGDPQVTSFNAAPDRNKSGRTNRKVYIPLADREDPYVRGQHPLPVIRFRYADLLLVHAEAAYFAGDESAALTSLKKIRDRVELETNMSLTGTNLRDAIWKERRLELALEQQRLFDLRRQKVNGTPRIATILGPNGSFVKYNTEVSTDPFETTNLGEPQDKGALFDPSVHLLWPIPPEEIQLSRGNITQNPGY
- a CDS encoding SusC/RagA family TonB-linked outer membrane protein; amino-acid sequence: MNFIKKLVVLILFCNTSLYAQKSVSGVVTDENGTVLPGVNVIEKGTNNGAVSDFDGVYEIETANDAILIFSFLGFQSQEVSVENKTAINVTLQNDQQALDEVVVIGYGAVDRDKISSSISTVEGEELTKITASNPAESLQGKAAGVQVLSGGGNPGASPQILIRGVTSNNGTSPLIVLDGVPQPQGTSLNLLNPADIKNFQILKDASASAIYGSRASNGVVLITTKRGKEGKTIINLDFSQGYQRLEKINLAGADEYIQVMNLRRTNDGSAPLYNAEDFTTDTDWWDETIENFAPVTNFNLRASGGSEKVKYAASMSYFNQESNYDKGYYEKITARFNVDFKLSDKITLKQDLNPRIENFESSPNLLYSILRIDPLTDVYLPQDERVGNSFSIYAPSNNQVPNPVGSVARLFNETKFFALISNTQLNYEITPELTFNSQLGLNINHSRQDIFNPRYFTTPNQQQEINNVSRRVNENFDYVFNNTINYTQDFGKHYVNLLGGVLFDSQTFNYVSAFREDIPDDENPDLRYLDAATGEGISVGGNEAVETIFSGIFRGIYSYDNKYFFTGTIRADESSKFAKGNRLGVFPSVSVAWDIDSESFFDVDFISNLRLKAGYGQIGNQNINRNGQFFAIGTGNYVFGGDRVVTNFLSQFGNPGLKWETVEDKNFGLTATLFDSAFDFSVEYYEKTSKDLLFNVELPNYTGIPGLVSQNVGSFESKGWDIQVGYNKTWGDFKMDLNVNVSTNESRAVELAPGNEQLFGQNRSDLGNRFIKITELGERVGLFYGFETDGIFQNQTEINAHSSETGQLIQPNAQPGDLKFVDTNKDGVLNDNDLTTIGNPFPDFYGGFTGNFSYKNLDFSMQWYGTYGNEVFNYTRTFINAGTQDVNVGAGTIGRVWTPENPNAEFPRLTLLDRNGNYQRPSSLFIEDASYLRLRNVQLGYNFDIPNFQKLRIFISGQNLITISDYSGFDPEVGAGGDIINDFGVDYARYPVSKTYLLGLNLTF